The following coding sequences lie in one Flagellimonas eckloniae genomic window:
- a CDS encoding ABC-three component system protein: MEQSKEKSQVVTDTAKGPLSGYLFQFERALLLLSSLETDTDYVSIEDVDDIATHKSDGTVLISDQSKHSISQSGSTFADTSYALWRTFQIWIEKFEAGIFDKNVTFICSTNKPISSNSILYFICNNLFDEVSDRISNLRISQGEKLDQLIKEDPSKGKSIKAILDLIDFIIKKIDVFEVIQPSIKIDDNSDLKESIHNKLHLNSEQFTDLQKNNVYEGMIGWLTSHSLYKWRNSEVAEFTKKQMDSKYQSLIHTPSVINAVFRAKHSFSIDDTEIEAKRSELFVKQIELISRRPDAKDRTIKNAIEDFIRFEIEHAYLINEIGDFTKEDFNKFIDLCYEEWQSYFDDKVVHDIAEYSDDEKNHLALDIYSFIMKKLNINFADDYSFTTNNVYIKNGSFLKLSNIPMIGWHPDWEEHFKK, encoded by the coding sequence ATGGAGCAATCAAAAGAGAAAAGCCAAGTTGTTACAGATACAGCTAAAGGACCCTTGTCTGGATATTTATTTCAATTTGAAAGAGCATTATTATTACTTTCAAGTTTAGAAACTGATACTGATTATGTCAGTATTGAAGATGTTGATGATATTGCTACCCACAAAAGTGATGGCACTGTTTTAATTTCTGACCAATCCAAGCATAGTATCTCTCAGAGCGGTTCTACTTTTGCAGATACTTCCTATGCACTATGGCGAACCTTTCAAATATGGATTGAAAAATTTGAAGCTGGAATATTTGATAAGAACGTAACTTTTATTTGCTCTACAAACAAGCCTATCTCCTCAAATTCAATACTGTATTTTATTTGTAATAACCTATTTGATGAGGTAAGTGATAGGATATCTAATTTAAGAATTTCTCAAGGAGAAAAGCTAGATCAATTAATTAAAGAGGACCCCAGTAAAGGGAAATCAATCAAGGCCATTTTAGACCTAATCGATTTTATAATAAAAAAGATTGATGTATTTGAAGTTATACAGCCTTCAATTAAGATTGATGACAACTCAGATTTAAAAGAATCTATCCATAATAAACTACACTTGAATTCAGAACAGTTCACTGATTTGCAGAAGAACAATGTTTATGAAGGAATGATAGGTTGGTTGACTTCTCATAGTCTTTATAAATGGAGAAATTCTGAAGTTGCAGAATTTACAAAGAAGCAAATGGATAGTAAATATCAATCTTTGATTCACACCCCATCGGTTATAAATGCTGTTTTTAGAGCAAAACACAGTTTTAGCATAGATGACACTGAAATTGAGGCAAAGAGAAGTGAGCTATTTGTTAAACAAATTGAACTCATTTCAAGAAGACCAGATGCAAAGGACAGGACTATTAAAAATGCAATTGAAGATTTCATAAGATTCGAAATAGAGCATGCATATCTAATTAACGAAATAGGAGATTTTACTAAAGAAGACTTTAATAAGTTCATTGACTTATGTTATGAAGAATGGCAATCATATTTTGATGACAAAGTTGTTCATGATATAGCTGAATATAGTGATGATGAAAAGAATCATTTAGCACTAGACATATATAGTTTTATAATGAAAAAATTGAATATCAATTTTGCCGATGATTATAGCTTCACTACTAATAATGTCTACATCAAAAATGGTAGTTTTTTGAAACTATCTAACATCCCTATGATAGGTTGGCATCCAGATTGGGAGGAACATTTCAAAAAGTAA